The Cupriavidus necator N-1 DNA window CAACGACAGCCCTTGTGCCGAACCCAGCGTCGGCGAGAGCCGGTAGCCGCGATACAGGATGTCCTGCGCGAACGGATTGCCCTGCGCGTCATTGACCACGATGCCGGTCATGTTCTCCGCCAGGAAGGACGGGAGGTTGACGGACTTCGCGCGTTCCAGGTCGCCATCGGTGGCGGTCTGGACGTTGGCGGGAAAAGCCTGGCGCTCGATGGTGAAGCCGGGCAACGGCGTCGGGGCGACCACGGTGACCTCTTTCAGGTTGTGGACCTGGTCCGCCAGCCTGCCCGCGTCAGGCTGGCTGGCCTGCTGCGCCGCGACAGGCGCGGCCGTTACCAGCGCAATGGCGACCATGCCCGGCGCATGCCGGGACGGGCGGGTGCGGCGGCGGGCGTGGGCCATGAGGTTCCCCTCTCGTGCCGCATCGCGCGGGCGGCTGTGGCTGTGAAGGAGACTTCCTGGAGTGGCGCAAATGCTACCTAATCTAGTCCAGCGCGCAGGCGGTGCCAAGGGCGATTGCCCGGCAGGTCGTTTTTTCGCCTAGAGTTTTTTGGGCGGCCAGTGTGCAGGAGGATATCTTGCGTACTGGCCGCAGGGCCAGGCAATCCTCGCAGGAGCGCGCGATGCAAGATCCGGCAGTTGTCATCGATCCTGAACGCCGCCGCATGCTGTTGCGGGTGGGCGCACTGGCCATCCTGGCGCTGAGCCTTCCGCCGCTGGGCGCCTGCGCTCAGGGAGCGGGCGCCGCGGGTCACGCGGGGCCGGCGTGCATCGGCGTAATCGGATCGGGGCGCATCGGCGGGACGGTCGGAGGGCTCTGGGTCAAGGCAGGGCACCCGGTCCTGTTCTCGTCGCGTCATCCTGAATCGCTCAAGCCGCTGGTCGACGGCCTCGGCCCGCTGGCTCGGGCGGGCACGGTTGCGGAGGCCATCGCCTTTGCCGACGTGCTGTTCCTCGCCACCCCCTACGGCGCGTTGCCGCAACTCAGCCAGGAGAATGCCGGGGCATGGT harbors:
- a CDS encoding NADPH-dependent F420 reductase, which encodes MQDPAVVIDPERRRMLLRVGALAILALSLPPLGACAQGAGAAGHAGPACIGVIGSGRIGGTVGGLWVKAGHPVLFSSRHPESLKPLVDGLGPLARAGTVAEAIAFADVLFLATPYGALPQLSQENAGAWSGKIVLDATNAIPQRDGAIAEEAQRNGIGITTAKYLRGARVVRAFNFMGATNFASEHHRPGGLIAVPIAGDDQVALQVAAQLVRDAGFEPVMVGPLASADRFAPGGPLFRQIGTAEEFRRKMSGN